In Verrucomicrobiota bacterium, the following proteins share a genomic window:
- a CDS encoding NAD(P)/FAD-dependent oxidoreductase, with amino-acid sequence MYDVIIIGAGHNGLICAGYLARAGRKVLVLERRNIVGGAVCTEEIIPGYKFDVGSSAHIMIHATPVVKDLELSTKYGLEYIPMDPWGYYPIQGTDQGITFWKDIDKTCQSIAQIAPRDAEAYRDFVRHWMELNEGVFETFLQPPTPGRIAWTMFKRNLRNWRSRKLWSSLDTSRQLMAPYGQIIDELFENIHLKTALLWLSAQSGPAPSELASGDMFGWNAMMHKIGAARAKGGSGALTQALQRMLLAHGARIELDAEVESVEQIAGGWRVGTKAGEYEGKKVVSACHIQTLFGKLLRGAPDKLRKRVSKVRVGNGFGMIVRHAVEELPIYSAQMAADGKTPRDYHSALQLLCPSPEYLKSSHRDFLFGLPPREPSVVAMSFSAIDPTLAPEGKHTLFTWGQYHPYELSNGENWDDIAEREADKLYELVCQYAPNMRGKMIGRYIQTPLEIERKLGLIRANVMHVEMSIDQMFMWRPLPELSAYRVPDMPGLYLTGASTHPGGGVFGASGLNTARVILADG; translated from the coding sequence ATGTATGACGTCATCATTATAGGGGCGGGGCATAACGGCCTGATCTGTGCGGGTTATCTCGCGCGGGCGGGGCGGAAGGTGCTCGTACTGGAACGGCGCAATATCGTCGGCGGGGCAGTGTGCACGGAGGAGATTATTCCGGGGTATAAATTTGATGTCGGTTCCTCGGCGCACATTATGATTCATGCGACTCCGGTGGTCAAAGACCTGGAGCTCTCGACCAAATACGGGCTCGAATACATCCCGATGGATCCTTGGGGGTATTACCCGATCCAAGGGACCGATCAGGGCATCACTTTCTGGAAAGACATCGATAAAACCTGCCAGTCCATCGCGCAAATTGCGCCACGGGACGCCGAGGCTTATCGGGATTTTGTCCGCCACTGGATGGAGCTTAATGAGGGAGTATTTGAGACATTCCTCCAGCCGCCGACCCCCGGACGGATTGCTTGGACGATGTTTAAACGTAATTTGCGCAACTGGCGTTCACGTAAGCTCTGGAGCAGTCTCGATACCTCGCGCCAGCTGATGGCCCCTTACGGTCAGATCATTGATGAGCTCTTTGAGAATATTCATCTCAAGACAGCACTCCTCTGGCTCTCCGCACAATCCGGCCCGGCCCCGAGCGAACTCGCCAGCGGCGATATGTTCGGCTGGAATGCCATGATGCACAAGATCGGTGCCGCCCGGGCCAAAGGTGGTAGTGGCGCACTCACCCAGGCATTACAACGTATGCTCCTCGCCCATGGTGCCCGGATTGAACTCGATGCCGAAGTCGAAAGTGTAGAGCAAATTGCAGGTGGATGGCGGGTGGGGACGAAGGCCGGGGAATACGAAGGCAAAAAGGTCGTCAGCGCCTGCCATATCCAGACGCTCTTTGGCAAATTGCTCCGGGGTGCCCCAGATAAATTGCGCAAGCGTGTCAGCAAAGTGCGTGTGGGGAATGGATTTGGCATGATCGTCCGCCATGCTGTCGAGGAACTCCCCATTTACTCCGCGCAAATGGCAGCGGATGGGAAGACCCCGAGAGACTATCACAGTGCCTTGCAGCTCCTGTGTCCTTCGCCTGAATATTTAAAGTCCAGTCACCGTGACTTTTTATTCGGACTACCCCCACGCGAACCCAGTGTCGTCGCCATGAGTTTTTCAGCGATTGACCCGACCCTCGCCCCGGAAGGTAAACACACCCTTTTTACCTGGGGCCAGTATCACCCGTATGAACTCTCCAACGGAGAGAACTGGGACGACATTGCCGAACGTGAAGCGGATAAACTCTATGAACTCGTTTGCCAATACGCGCCGAATATGCGCGGGAAAATGATCGGGCGATATATCCAGACCCCGCTGGAGATCGAGCGTAAGCTCGGGCTGATCCGGGCAAATGTCATGCATGTGGAGATGAGTATCGATCAGATGTTCATGTGGCGTCCCTTGCCCGAGCTCTCCGCTTATCGGGTGCCGGACATGCCCGGGCTTTACCTCACCGGTGCGAGCACCCATCCCGGCGGCGGGGTCTTCGGAGCCAGTGGACTCAATACCGCCCGCGTCATCCTCGCTGACGGTTAA